A region from the Arthrobacter gengyunqii genome encodes:
- a CDS encoding alpha/beta fold hydrolase has translation MAEGLPGFTRFEQFAVEVNGITVTGRISRTDDTGGPGGGSSKPALLLLHGHPETHLMWHRVADALAEHFTVVAPDLRGYGGSSKPAGEADHSTYSKREMARDAVLLMEHFGSERGFGSFALCAHDRGARVGHRLLADFPGVVSKAMFLDIAPTLDMYAATDRAFAEAYFHWFFLIQPAPLPEALIEADPRAYVENIIGSRYAGLGPFPAPVLDAYVAALSSPGAVHAMCEDYRAAATIDLEHDRADRDAGLTPAVPLRVLWGAHGVIESQFDPLALWGKAVPGATGRAVDAGHYLPEEAPEEVLAEMLAFF, from the coding sequence ATGGCTGAAGGATTGCCCGGTTTTACCCGTTTTGAACAGTTTGCCGTGGAGGTCAACGGCATTACGGTTACCGGCCGCATCTCACGCACCGATGACACTGGCGGTCCCGGCGGCGGCAGTTCCAAGCCGGCGCTGCTCCTGCTGCACGGGCATCCGGAAACGCACCTCATGTGGCACAGAGTTGCCGATGCACTGGCGGAGCACTTCACCGTGGTGGCACCGGACCTGCGCGGTTACGGCGGTTCGTCCAAGCCCGCCGGAGAAGCGGACCACTCCACGTACAGCAAACGCGAAATGGCCAGGGACGCCGTCCTGTTGATGGAGCATTTCGGATCCGAGCGCGGTTTCGGAAGCTTCGCCCTGTGCGCCCATGACCGGGGAGCCCGGGTGGGGCACCGGTTGCTGGCTGATTTCCCCGGAGTGGTGTCCAAAGCCATGTTCCTGGACATTGCTCCCACCCTGGACATGTACGCGGCAACCGACCGGGCCTTCGCGGAGGCCTATTTTCACTGGTTCTTCCTGATCCAGCCGGCACCGCTGCCCGAGGCCCTAATCGAAGCCGATCCGCGGGCCTACGTGGAGAACATCATCGGCAGCCGCTACGCCGGGCTGGGGCCGTTTCCGGCTCCGGTGCTGGATGCCTATGTGGCAGCCCTGTCCTCTCCCGGCGCTGTTCATGCCATGTGTGAGGACTACCGCGCCGCAGCCACCATCGATCTGGAACACGATCGGGCGGACCGCGACGCCGGGCTCACCCCGGCGGTTCCGCTCCGCGTACTGTGGGGAGCCCACGGGGTTATCGAGTCGCAGTTCGATCCGCTGGCGCTCTGGGGCAAAGCAGTGCCCGGTGCCACCGGCAGGGCCGTGGACGCCGGGCACTATCTTCCCGAGGAAGCCCCGGAGGAAGTTCTGGCGGAGATGCTCGCGTTCTTCTAG
- a CDS encoding urease accessory protein UreD — protein MTRSRTLSLTATKPSSGTGMPRPRPTRISVERAGDRARFSVLDQGLYLAPRPVNGTTDPLHLRVALIGIHMMLLGGDDVRIEITVGPGVTLEVVEPAGQVAYDADLVPSRWSLDAELGEDSSLIWDGASFVAAAGSNVQRHTRLHLAAGARALVRETLVLGRSGEHGGMLRSVTRAAGPDGDILYEDLDLTGARERAVGILGDAKIVASATAVGWRPGAQPVPAPQPVPTAESAGADAAGARGSSRVRRFDLAAPGAVARSLGAQAHAADREAGAMFAAWRAELTG, from the coding sequence ATGACGAGGAGCCGGACACTGTCCCTCACCGCCACTAAACCCTCCTCCGGCACCGGCATGCCGCGGCCGCGCCCCACTCGCATTTCCGTGGAGCGCGCCGGGGACCGGGCACGGTTCTCAGTGCTGGACCAAGGCCTGTATCTGGCTCCGCGGCCGGTCAACGGCACCACGGATCCGCTGCATCTGCGCGTAGCCCTGATTGGCATCCACATGATGCTCCTGGGCGGTGACGACGTGCGGATCGAGATCACGGTGGGTCCCGGGGTCACTCTGGAAGTGGTGGAACCTGCGGGCCAGGTGGCGTACGACGCCGATTTGGTGCCGTCCCGCTGGTCGCTGGACGCGGAGCTGGGCGAGGACTCGTCCCTGATCTGGGACGGCGCCTCCTTTGTGGCTGCCGCCGGATCAAATGTGCAGCGGCACACCCGGTTGCATCTTGCCGCCGGAGCTCGGGCCCTGGTCCGCGAGACGCTGGTTCTGGGCCGCAGCGGCGAGCACGGCGGCATGCTGCGCAGCGTCACCCGTGCCGCCGGACCGGACGGAGACATCCTCTACGAAGACCTGGACCTCACCGGAGCGCGGGAGCGCGCCGTCGGGATCCTCGGGGACGCCAAGATCGTGGCCAGTGCGACGGCGGTGGGCTGGCGCCCCGGCGCCCAGCCCGTCCCAGCGCCCCAGCCCGTCCCAACCGCGGAGAGCGCGGGTGCCGACGCCGCCGGTGCCCGCGGATCATCCCGGGTGCGGCGGTTCGATCTGGCGGCCCCGGGTGCGGTGGCCCGGAGTCTCGGTGCCCAGGCGCATGCTGCGGACCGTGAGGCGGGAGCAATGTTTGCGGCGTGGCGGGCCGAGTTGACGGGTTAA
- the ureG gene encoding urease accessory protein UreG: MPENTAFTDKTTASPLSDPNRSLRLGVAGPVGTGKSSLIATICRAMSGELSIGVITNDIYTDEDARFLRSAGVLPAERIRAVETGACPHTAIRDDVTTNLLAVEDLEADFAPLDLVLVESGGDNLTATFSPALVDAQIFVLDVAGGGDVARKGGPGIARADLLVINKIDLAPHVDVDVDLMVADATAAREGGPVLALSRKQQNTIDDLSAWVRSMVSLHRTGSHTPQDPGPMAPHFHADEDGDGGFFHTHDEEPDTVPHRH, encoded by the coding sequence TTGCCTGAGAACACCGCATTCACCGATAAAACCACCGCGTCACCCCTGTCCGATCCGAACCGTTCGCTGCGCCTGGGCGTCGCCGGACCCGTGGGAACGGGCAAGAGCTCGCTGATCGCGACCATCTGCCGGGCCATGTCCGGCGAGCTGTCCATCGGTGTCATCACCAACGACATCTACACGGATGAGGACGCCCGGTTCCTGCGCTCGGCCGGGGTACTCCCCGCGGAACGCATCCGTGCCGTGGAAACCGGTGCCTGCCCGCATACCGCCATCCGTGACGATGTCACCACCAACCTGCTCGCGGTGGAAGACCTGGAAGCGGACTTTGCCCCGCTCGATCTGGTGCTGGTGGAAAGCGGCGGCGACAACCTCACCGCCACCTTCTCCCCCGCCCTGGTGGACGCGCAGATCTTTGTGCTGGACGTGGCCGGCGGCGGCGACGTGGCCCGCAAGGGCGGTCCCGGCATCGCCCGGGCGGACCTGCTGGTCATCAACAAGATCGATCTGGCTCCCCATGTGGACGTCGATGTGGACCTGATGGTCGCTGACGCCACGGCGGCCCGCGAAGGCGGTCCGGTGCTGGCCCTGTCCCGCAAGCAGCAGAACACCATCGATGACCTCAGCGCCTGGGTCCGCTCCATGGTTTCCCTGCACCGCACCGGTTCCCACACTCCTCAGGATCCCGGACCGATGGCGCCGCATTTCCACGCCGATGAGGACGGCGACGGCGGCTTCTTCCACACCCATGACGAGGAGCCGGACACTGTCCCTCACCGCCACTAA
- a CDS encoding urease accessory protein UreF: protein MTSSRHGPNVGESVIAAYLLADSRLPSGAYSHSAGLEPAVIAGLQVDGVYPYLISRLQTVGRMETVAAVLAHRRARELGTVTGEHDGGAPGFAALEAALDARTPSAAQREASRRLGRGMLRLAATLKPGDPAVAALKREAPRPHRPVALGVAAHALGVGEAALARLCCYDDAQSVVAAALKLLPIDPMSATAWILDAEPQINAVAGDALHANGLDDLPALSAPLMEHWAEDHTERTRRLFVA, encoded by the coding sequence ATGACATCTTCCCGGCACGGCCCAAACGTCGGAGAATCGGTCATTGCCGCGTACCTGCTGGCCGATTCCCGGCTCCCCTCTGGCGCATACTCGCATTCAGCGGGCTTGGAACCGGCGGTGATAGCGGGGCTGCAGGTGGACGGCGTCTACCCGTACCTGATCTCCCGGCTGCAGACCGTGGGCCGGATGGAAACCGTAGCAGCGGTACTGGCGCACCGCCGTGCCCGCGAGCTCGGCACGGTGACCGGAGAGCACGACGGCGGCGCCCCCGGCTTTGCGGCCCTGGAGGCAGCGCTTGACGCCCGGACGCCGTCGGCCGCCCAGCGCGAAGCCTCCCGCCGGCTCGGCCGGGGAATGCTGCGGCTGGCAGCCACGCTCAAACCCGGGGACCCCGCCGTCGCCGCCCTGAAACGGGAGGCGCCGCGCCCGCACCGCCCGGTGGCCTTGGGCGTGGCCGCCCATGCCCTGGGCGTGGGGGAAGCGGCGCTTGCCAGGTTGTGCTGTTACGACGACGCCCAATCGGTGGTGGCTGCCGCCCTGAAACTGCTGCCCATCGACCCGATGTCCGCCACCGCTTGGATCCTGGACGCCGAGCCGCAGATCAACGCCGTCGCTGGCGACGCCCTGCACGCCAACGGCCTGGATGACCTTCCCGCGCTCAGCGCTCCCCTGATGGAGCACTGGGCTGAAGACCACACCGAAAGAACAAGGAGATTGTTCGTTGCCTGA
- a CDS encoding urease subunit alpha has product MQITRHDYAHLYGPTVGDSVRLGDTDLWISPERDYTFGGDESVFGGGKNIRESMAQSTRTSAEGAPDLIITNVLIVDHWGIVRADVGVRDGRIAGIGKAGNPDIMNNIEPALVIGPGTEVIAGEGKILTAGGIDTHVHLLGTDALREALASGITTVGGGGTGPAEGSKATTVTPGAWNLQVMHRALDTLPMNFLLYGKGNTVSQAALAEQALAGAAGYKVHEDWGSTPAAIDAALTAADRWGVQVALHADSLNEAGYVQDTLAAIKGRGIHIFHAEGAGGGHAPDIITVASAANVLPASTNPTLPFTVNTVAEHLDMLMVCHHLNPRIPEDLAFAESRIRANTMMAEDVLQDLGAMSITSSDAQAMGRIGETITRTWQVAHVMKDYMGATESSLPADNERVRRYIAKYTICPAVAHGIDHEVGSIEVGKMADLVLWNPAFFGIRPSLVIKGGAIVAGQMGDPNASLPTPQPVWMREALAGRASSAPHLSTSFVAQAALDDGLAERLGLVRKLTAIRSTRDVTKASLPNNTALPDIKVNPETFLVSIDGQVIEPAPASELPLTQRYSLF; this is encoded by the coding sequence ATGCAGATCACCCGGCACGACTACGCACACCTGTACGGGCCAACGGTCGGAGACTCCGTCCGCCTCGGGGACACCGATCTGTGGATCAGCCCGGAAAGGGACTACACCTTCGGCGGCGACGAATCGGTCTTCGGCGGCGGCAAGAACATCCGCGAATCGATGGCCCAGTCCACCCGCACTTCCGCCGAGGGTGCCCCGGACCTGATCATCACGAATGTGCTCATCGTGGACCACTGGGGCATTGTCCGGGCCGACGTCGGAGTCAGGGACGGGCGCATCGCCGGCATCGGCAAGGCCGGCAACCCGGACATCATGAACAACATCGAGCCGGCCCTGGTGATCGGGCCCGGCACCGAAGTCATTGCCGGTGAAGGCAAAATCCTGACCGCCGGCGGAATCGACACCCATGTGCACCTGCTTGGCACCGATGCCCTGCGCGAAGCCCTGGCCTCCGGCATCACCACAGTGGGCGGCGGCGGCACCGGACCGGCAGAGGGCTCCAAGGCCACCACCGTCACCCCCGGAGCGTGGAATCTGCAGGTGATGCACCGCGCGCTGGACACCTTGCCGATGAACTTCCTGCTCTACGGCAAGGGCAACACCGTATCCCAGGCCGCCCTGGCGGAACAGGCCCTCGCCGGCGCGGCCGGCTACAAGGTTCATGAAGACTGGGGCTCCACCCCGGCCGCCATCGACGCGGCGCTGACCGCCGCAGACCGCTGGGGCGTGCAGGTGGCGCTGCATGCCGATTCCCTCAACGAGGCCGGCTACGTGCAGGACACCCTGGCTGCCATCAAGGGCCGCGGCATCCACATCTTCCATGCCGAGGGGGCCGGCGGCGGACACGCCCCGGACATCATCACGGTGGCCTCGGCCGCCAACGTGCTGCCGGCATCGACCAATCCCACGCTGCCGTTCACGGTCAACACCGTGGCCGAACACCTGGACATGCTGATGGTCTGCCATCACCTGAATCCCCGCATCCCCGAGGACCTGGCCTTCGCCGAGTCACGGATCCGCGCCAACACCATGATGGCCGAAGACGTGCTGCAGGACCTGGGTGCAATGTCCATCACCTCCTCCGACGCGCAGGCAATGGGCCGGATCGGCGAGACCATCACCCGCACCTGGCAGGTGGCGCACGTGATGAAGGACTACATGGGGGCCACGGAATCGTCCCTGCCGGCGGACAACGAACGTGTCCGCCGGTACATCGCCAAATACACCATCTGCCCGGCGGTGGCCCACGGCATTGACCATGAAGTCGGGTCCATCGAGGTGGGCAAGATGGCGGATCTGGTGCTGTGGAATCCCGCATTCTTCGGCATCCGCCCCTCCCTGGTGATCAAGGGCGGAGCCATTGTGGCGGGGCAGATGGGCGACCCCAATGCCTCCCTGCCCACACCCCAGCCTGTCTGGATGCGCGAGGCCCTGGCAGGCCGGGCTTCCTCGGCGCCGCACCTGTCCACATCCTTCGTGGCGCAGGCTGCCCTGGACGACGGCCTGGCGGAGCGGCTGGGCCTGGTGCGGAAGCTGACCGCCATCCGCTCCACGCGGGACGTGACGAAGGCTTCCCTGCCGAACAACACTGCGCTTCCGGACATCAAAGTGAATCCGGAAACCTTCCTGGTCAGCATCGACGGACAGGTCATTGAGCCCGCGCCCGCCTCGGAGCTGCCCCTGACCCAGCGCTACTCCCTGTTTTGA
- a CDS encoding urease subunit beta — protein MSGLIPGEIRTAPGNHDINTGRETRVLVVTNDGDRPVQIGSHFHFADVNTALDFDRTAAVGFRLGVPAGTAVRFEPGASREVMLVRLAGTGTVPGLQIHDGGSSSAHAPGTES, from the coding sequence ATGAGCGGCCTCATTCCGGGAGAGATCCGCACCGCCCCGGGAAACCATGACATCAACACCGGCCGGGAGACGCGCGTCCTCGTCGTCACCAACGACGGCGACCGGCCCGTCCAGATTGGCTCCCACTTCCACTTCGCCGATGTGAACACGGCGCTGGACTTTGACCGGACGGCCGCCGTCGGCTTCCGGCTGGGAGTTCCCGCCGGCACCGCCGTGCGCTTTGAACCCGGTGCCTCCCGCGAAGTCATGCTCGTCCGCCTGGCCGGAACCGGCACCGTGCCCGGCCTTCAAATCCACGACGGCGGCTCCTCCTCCGCGCACGCTCCCGGAACGGAGTCCTGA